From a single Thermothielavioides terrestris NRRL 8126 chromosome 1, complete sequence genomic region:
- a CDS encoding uncharacterized protein (Contains conserved domain ARID[pfam01388]) yields MAPTKPTVEHTVDRTPEYEKFIEELRAFHEKRGTNFDPEPKMGTITVDLLKLFKYIVDHGGYDKVSDEKLMWRKMCEGLGLMRHNAPADAYTLKQIFYKNLAAYEIKTIHNKEPPPPEILEFTTAKGGGLLTRTLETFQAKNKPDREGSTEDGTPNRERRTEDTPTSGRASRGLREAPPPRVIFHPDTGPSRTSRHSSGQQSGASASTTHSQAQAHPQHNSQPHAAPVTMQQNHPHPSRGGPSHGYNAPGPEMSNPLVQSYQPGPPIQVPLRTVDTPASNPDSFVKKQRLLRQPAGPVPNPGTLVRNSVPMGTLDGPNIYERCLLALRSGIKEEQAFGLNHLVKISYERGDKYKFSQFSGLAEGLTEFALGVGNMFFEIDWTICNDPDADEGDLGELDGINGTADILERIAQLKPKDVHDNFQPAEFTDQLTLVTEAVLTIRNMVMLPDNAWFMADYPPIKDLLCILLHLPPLDLVVELKHCALDIAEQITPFLVLDSEDPLYQTLLAQLQSSDRGIILTSLRAIGRIAMNHPTETNKLGGVPPTVLQSLMDWLLLNDDELVDACLDFLYQYTAVVANLDVLLEATNVEHLVVHLVRLLSHGAKRFQREVVISEARVAYEVSAERVVPIPRDLQERLLGLEEPDRCYGWLRCFFEEDPDAQITQIDIWQAYNAAFLEPMRRMGRPMINAAEFIRHISTVYKNAGAQVIREGPNGEMQKFIMRGIRPRPFPITPEGQAYFQCQWQRAPGPQGQPTRCGVWNLTAENMWRHILVDHLKEIPGEDGKYRNREAAFACLWDDCTKYPKPTTLHLAQLMTHIKTHLRAEEALRSSPVINPTVATVDGAGPSPSPGSGPITSPARRAPTFPTTPASAGKVRVVRPAKTITVTVEETASARDERNPAAAPQAAGIPLSAVLILRNIARNVVKTAAEEKLVKENAAGADATAAAGSGKGDTVEMGGWNERLFRPVLPRLWEVFTENKLLAPYLTNLFQLLDRGSEKERFEFGV; encoded by the exons ATGGCCCCAACGAAACCCACCGTTGAGCACACGGTCGACCGCACCCCCGAGTATGAGAAGTTCATCGAGGAATTGCGCGCCTTCCACGAGAAGCGCGGCACGAATTTCGACCCTGAGCCCAAGATGGGCACAATCACCGTCGACCTCCTCAAGCTCTTCAAGTACATTGTCGACCATGGCGGCTACGACAAAGTGTCGGATGAGAAGTTGATGTGGCGGAAGATGTGTGAGGGCCTGGGCTTGATGCGACACAATGCGCCGGCAGATGCGTATACCTTGAAGCAAATTTTCTACAAGAATCTCGCCGCATACGAAATCAAGACAATTCACAACAAGGAGCCTCCTCCGCCCGAGATCCTCGAATTCACCACCGCCAAAGGCGGCGGCCTTCTGACGAGGACGCTCGAAACCTTCCAggccaagaacaagcctGATCGCGAAGGCTCTACTGAAGACGGCACGCCGAACAGGGAGCGGCGCACCGAGGATACTCCCACTTCTGGCCGGGCGTCTCGGGGACTGAGGGAAGCCCCGCCCCCAAGGGTCATCTTCCATCCTGATACCGGCCCGTCGCGAACGTCACGGCACTCCTCAGGCCAACAATCTGGGGCGTCCGCTTCGACGACGCACTCTCAGGCTCAGGCTCACCCGCAACACAACTCGCAGCCGCACGCCGCGCCGGTCACGATGCAGCAGAACCACCCGCACCCCAGCCGCGGGGGTCCCTCTCACGGTTACAACGCTCCAGGGCCTGAAATGAGCAACCCGCTGGTACAGAGCTaccagcccggcccgccgaTTCAGGTGCCGCTGCGCACTGTGGACACTCCAGCTAGCAACCCGGATTCGTTTGTAAAGAAACAGCGGCTTTTGCGACAGCCAGCCGGTCCAGTGCCCAATCCCGGCACTCTAGTGCGCAACTCTGTCCCCATGG GGACGCTTGATGGGCCCAATATCTATGAGAGGTGCCTTCTAGCTCTCCGTTCCGGGATCAAAGAAGAACAGGCTTTCGGCCTGAATCACCTCGTGAAGATCTCGTACGAGCGGGGCGACAAGTACAAATTCTCGCAGTTCAGCGGTCTCGCAGAGGGCTTGACCGAGTTCGCGCTGGGCGTCGGGAATATGTTTTTCGAGATCGACTGGACCATCTGCAACGACCCAGACGCCGACGAAGGCGACCTGGGCGAGCTCGACGGTATCAACGGCACCGCCGACATTCTCGAGAGGATTGCCCAGCTGAAACCGAAGGACGTCCATGATAACTTCCAGCCCGCTGAGTTCACCGACCAGCTGACGTTGGTCACCGAGGCGGTCCTGACCATCCGGAACATGGTCATGCTTCCTGACAATGCGTGGTTCATGGCCGACTACCCACCTATCAAGGACCTACTCTGCATTCTTCTCCACCTTCCACCGCTGGATCTTGTCGTCGAGCTGAAGCACTGCGCCCTCGACATCGCGGAGCAGATCACCCCTTTCCTCGTTCTCGATTCCGAGGATCCGCTGTATCAGACGTTGTTGGCGCAACTCCAATCGTCGGACCGTGGGATCATCCTCACTTCCCTTCGGGCAATCGGCCGCATCGCCATGAACCACCCGACCGAGACGAACAAGCTGGGCGGCGTCCCGCCCACTGTCCTGCAGTCCCTGATGGACTGGCTCCTGCTCAATGACGACGAGCTCGTGGATGCCTGTCTTGATTTCCTCTACCAGTAcacggccgtcgtcgccaacCTGGACGTCTTGTTGGAGGCTACCAACGTCGAGCATCTGGTCGTACATCTCGTCCGACTACTCTCGCATGGGGCCAAACGCTTCCAGCGAGAGGTTGTCATAAGCGAGGCTCGCGTGGCCTACGAAGTATCGGCTGAGCGAGTCGTGCCGATCCCTAGGGACCTCCAAGAGCGCCTGCTTGGTCTTGAAGAGCCCGATCGCTGTTACGGATGGCTTCGGTGCTTCTTCGAAGAGGACCCCGATGCCCAGATTACCCAGATCGACATCTGGCAAGCCTACAACGCGGCATTCCTCGAACCGATGAGGCGGATGGGTCGCCCGATGATCAACGCCGCCGAGTTTATTAGACACATAAGCACTGTCTATAAGAACGCCGGCGCTCAGGTCATCCGCGAGGGACCCAACGGGGAGATGCAGAAGTTCATTATGCGTGGAATCCGCCCTCGGCCCTTCCCGATCACGCCGGAAGGGCAAGCGTACTTCCAGTGCCAGTGGCAGCGCGCGCCCGGCCCGCAAGGCCAGCCCACCCGATGCGGCGTTTGGAACCTGACCGCCGAGAACATGTGGCGCCACATCCTGGTCGACCACCTGAAAGAAATCCccggcgaggacggcaagTACCGCAACCGCGAGGCCGCGTTCGCTTGCCTCTGGGACGACTGCACCAAGTACCCTAAGCCGACCACCCTCCACCTCGCGCAGCTCATGACCCACATCAAAACCCACCTTAGGGCGGAAGAAGCCCTGCGTTCCTCCCCCGTGATCAACCCGACCGTCGCCaccgtcgacggcgccggacCCTCGCCCAGTCCCGGTTCAGGCCCGATCACGTCTCCGGCCAGGCGCGCACCCACCTTccccaccacccccgccTCGGCGGGCAAGGTGCGTGTGGTCCGGCCCGCCAAGACGATCACTGTCACCGTCGAGGAgacggccagcgcgcgcgacgagcgcaaccccgccgccgcgccccaGGCCGCCGGCATCCCGCTCTCGGCTGTGCTGATCCTGCGCAACATCGCCCGCAACGTGGTCAagacggccgccgaggagaagcTGGTGAAGGAGAacgccgctggcgctgatgctaccgctgctgccggtaGTGGTAAGGGTGATACTGTGGAGATGGGCGGGTGGAACGAGCGGCTGTTCAGGCCCGTTCTCCCGCGGCTGTGGGAGGTGTTCACCGAGAACAAGCTGCTCGCGCCTTACCTGACGAATCTGTTCCAGCTCCTGGATAGGGGCAGCGAGAAGGAGCGGTTCGAGTTTGGGGTGTGA